The Quercus lobata isolate SW786 chromosome 4, ValleyOak3.0 Primary Assembly, whole genome shotgun sequence genome segment AATCAACTTGGTTtgagataaaaaagaaacaggGAAAGAATTCCATATTCTTTCTCCTAATACGTGAAAAAAAGCAAGCATGTGAGGAATGAAAATTATATTggcagagaaaaagaaaacaagaaaccaCTGCTAGATAATTATTTACCACTGAGTTATTGACTAGTTGAACCACTGCAACGcccaaaaattttggtaaagcTCCAAGTTTGTTCTGCATAATGAAATTCAATAATCAGGAAAAAATTAGCTCTACAATTAAAGagggtgaagaagaagaattttgtTTTGCATAATGAAATTCAATACCTGAATCTTCttctagattcaagttttcgATGCGAGCAATCCAATCCTGGCTCTTGCAACTTTCTACTAAGATGGGACACGTCCGAATACCCAGTGTCTTCAAAGACGTTAGGGCAGGCAATGATGTCAAATTGGGGCAATCCCAAATATCGAGTGATTGAAGAGACGTTAGGGCAGGCAATGATGTCAAATTGGGGCAAATCCAAATCTTTAGTGTCTTCAAAGACGTTAGGGCAGGCAATGATGTCAAATTGCGGCAATACCAAATATGGAGTGATTGCAGAGATATGATTTCGCAGATCCACTCCGGCAATATCGTCAAACTCGGACAAAACCGAATCGCGAGATATCGCAGAGAGGTGGCCTGTTGAAGCCCCACCGGAAGAGATGCCAATTTTGGATGATCATTTAATTCTAAATCCTGAAGCTTCCTCAGCCCTTGCCATTCCAATTCCATCTCATCCccattataattatataaactTAGTCGCCCAAGTGCAGTGAAATGTTGAAGGAAATGATCATCACTGCATTCTATCATACCAATACCCAAAGATTTTAATTTGGAGAGAGGGGTGAATGAGGCGGCAagtattgaagaaaaagaacgaGCAGAAGAGGTTGGCTTTGCTACTGCTGCTGCTGTTGGGTTTTCCTGAGATACCGTACTTATCATTCCCATCGATATTGTTCGCTCCAATAGCCTCAAATTAGAGTTATCCAGTCTTAATATTTCAAGATAAGGAAATAAAGGCATGGAAGATAGTTTAGGGCAACCAGAAATGTGTAGTTGGGAAAGACGAGAAAATGAATGATTCTTTGTTGTTATCGTCGATATTTCACCGTAATTATCGGCGGCATCTTCGTCCTCCTCGCTGAAGTCGCTCCTCCTCTTCCACCATCCCTTTAGATTAGGGCAATCCGAAATATGGAGGGATTCTAGGGGTGGAAGTTTAAAACTCTCTGATACCAGGGATACGTACTCAAGAGAAGGAACAAAGGACAACCAGAGACTTTTGAGAGAAGGAAATTGATGCAATGGTAGTACATCTTGGCTATTCTTCATTGAAACTAACTTAAGGCTTACAAGATTTTTGAGTAAATAAAGCCAGCTTGGATATTTCACTCCCCTGTAGCCTTTTAATTCCAAACTTTTAAGATTTTGGTTTGGTTCCAAAGCTTCGACTGACATCTCATCGTACCCAACATCCACTTCCCACGTCCACGTCCACTCCAACGTCAAGCCTTTAAGGTGTtgtttctctttcaaatttacAGCCTTGTATTCTAATTCAGCATCTTTCTTGTGTCTCAGATTTTCAATCGTTAGATTTTCTCTTAGCTGGTTTAATCCGTGAAGTTCCTTCAACTCACCACCACACCTAGAGTCCGTACTCAACACATACCGAGCTAGTGAGTGGAGATTAGTCAATTGCCCAAATCCACGAGGCATATGAGTCAAACTATCGCACTCATCAATGTTAAGATGCCTAAGattgattaatttactaatattttttgGCAATTCTGTAAGTTCCTTACAATAAGAAAGATCCAGTGTCTCCAAATTTTGCAACCTTGTAATAGAATTAGGAAGCATCTTAATGTGTCTGTTGTATGAGAGATCGAGATACCTTAAATGCTTCAACTTTCCGATAGAATGTGGCACATTTCTAATGCCAATTTCATGCAAATCTAACAAGCGCAagaacttgaaacttgaaacaaatGCATCACAAGTTAACTGGTTCCATACCATTTGATTTGAATACCAATTTTGACATGGCAAAAGAAATGTTCTCATCCTATTTGCTTTAAACAACAAAGTTGGAATTTGTGTTGATGAGcctaaattaaaaccaaatgaCATGTGATGAGTTTTTTCATCAATATTTTTCccatttatttcaaaagttgTGCTCTCTAGTCCCGCTACTAATATTGCTAGATCATGCATGAGGTCATGTATTTTGAAAATAGGTCCttcatcccaaaaattttcttcatctttctgAAAGAATGATCTCCAAAGTAATTCCATAAAATACTCATGACCAACATCTTCTAAGCATTGGTTTTGACCTAATGGCTTAATGAAACCTTGTGCCATCCATAGCTTAACCAATCTCTCTTCTTCAATCTCGTAATCCTTTGGAAATAAACTACAATAAGCAAAACATTGTTTCAAACGTGGTGGGAGATGATCATAACTCAACCTAAGTATTGGTTGGATATTAGTTTCATTTACCTTTGAAAACTCATTATTTTTGAAGGACAACCATTCCTCTTCAGATTTTTTAGAGTACAATAGGCTTCCTATTGTCTTTATGGCAAGTGGAACTCCTTTGCACTTACTAACGATTTCCATTCCaatttccttatattttgaattttttggttcTTGTCCTTTTTTAAATGCCTTTTGCTTAAATAAAGACCAAGAGTCCTCATCATTTAAACCTGTTAAACGGTGTGTTTCAATAGTTTTTGAACTCTCTGCAACCTTTTCCTCACGTGTAGTCACCAATATTCTACTGCCTCTTGCACCAGCcagtaaaatttcttttaacttATCCCATTTTTCTGAATCATCATTCCACACATCGTCTAATACAAGTAAGAATCTCTTTCCATCAATCTCTTTTTGAAGATCATTTATTGATGCGTTCCTTTCAAGGTTTTCTAGTTTCTTACCTTTTGCATATTCTAGGATTTTCTTAACAATTATATTTACATCAAAATCATCAGAGACACACACccaaaattttctctcaaattctTTTTCGATTTCTTCATCATTGAATACTAATTGAGCTAATGTGGTTTTGCCTAGCCCTCCGAATCCAACTATTGAATAAACTGAAACATTTTCTTCAATATTGGAATCCAATAAACGCTCTAAGATCACTTTCTTATCAAACTCCCTTCCAATAACAGTTTCAGCACGTACAAAATAATCAGTCTCCCTAATCGGATTTGTGACTTGTGTCTCCCTAGGACGTTCCTCTAGGTGGAACTTCCTATCCGCTGCAATAGCATCTAGTCTCTCCCTAATTGCCTTAATCTTATGACCCATCTTAAGACCATATGCAAGTTGGTTCGATTTGGAAAAGAAGATGCGTACCTCTTTCGCCTTCTTATTCCTAGTCATCACTTCCCGTCGTAAAACTTCAGTGGAAAAGTCATCCAGCAAGTCGTCCGCTTCAAAAAGTGCATCTTTCAGCTTTCCCAGCCAATTCTTGATGGTATGATTCTGCGCCTGTTGCTCCTCTGCATCCAGAATCACAGCTTCAATTGTCGAAACCGTGTTGGTGAGCTTTTCAAGCTCACCCTTGACACCCC includes the following:
- the LOC115984532 gene encoding putative disease resistance protein RGA4; protein product: MAEGALIKVAEGIIGQLGKLALKEIVLLWGVKGELEKLTNTVSTIEAVILDAEEQQAQNHTIKNWLGKLKDALFEADDLLDDFSTEVLRREVMTRNKKAKEVRIFFSKSNQLAYGLKMGHKIKAIRERLDAIAADRKFHLEERPRETQVTNPIRETDYFVRAETVIGREFDKKVILERLLDSNIEENVSVYSIVGFGGLGKTTLAQLVFNDEEIEKEFERKFWVCVSDDFDVNIIVKKILEYAKGKKLENLERNASINDLQKEIDGKRFLLVLDDVWNDDSEKWDKLKEILLAGARGSRILVTTREEKVAESSKTIETHRLTGLNDEDSWSLFKQKAFKKGQEPKNSKYKEIGMEIVSKCKGVPLAIKTIGSLLYSKKSEEEWLSFKNNEFSKVNETNIQPILRLSYDHLPPRLKQCFAYCSLFPKDYEIEEERLVKLWMAQGFIKPLGQNQCLEDVGHEYFMELLWRSFFQKDEENFWDEGPIFKIHDLMHDLAILVAGLESTTFEINGKNIDEKTHHMSFGFNLGSSTQIPTLLFKANRMRTFLLPCQNWYSNQMVWNQLTCDAFVSSFKFLRLLDLHEIGIRNVPHSIGKLKHLRYLDLSYNRHIKMLPNSITRLQNLETLDLSYCKELTELPKNISKLINLRHLNIDECDSLTHMPRGFGQLTNLHSLARYVLSTDSRCGGELKELHGLNQLRENLTIENLRHKKDAELEYKAVNLKEKQHLKGLTLEWTWTWEVDVGYDEMSVEALEPNQNLKSLELKGYRGVKYPSWLYLLKNLVSLKLVSMKNSQDVLPLHQFPSLKSLWLSFVPSLEYVSLVSESFKLPPLESLHISDCPNLKGWWKRRSDFSEEDEDAADNYGEISTITTKNHSFSRLSQLHISGCPKLSSMPLFPYLEILRLDNSNLRLLERTISMGMISTVSQENPTAAAVAKPTSSARSFSSILAASFTPLSKLKSLGIGMIECSDDHFLQHFTALGRLSLYNYNGDEMELEWQGLRKLQDLELNDHPKLASLPVGLQQATSLRYLAIRFCPSLTILPEWICEIISLQSLHIWYCRNLTSLPALTSLKTLKIWICPNLTSLPALTSLQSLDIWDCPNLTSLPALTSLKTLGIRTCPILVESCKSQDWIARIENLNLEEDSEQTWSFTKIFGRCSGSTSQ